CAGCCCTGGGCGCGCAGCCAGGCAAGGTCAGCCAGCACGCTCTTGCTGCCAGGCAGCACGATCAAATCCGCCGGCGGCATGGTTTGCCCGGCGCGCACCAGGGTGAACTCCACCTGCGGATGCAGGCGCAGCGGGTCGAAATCGGTATGGTTGCTGACATAAGGCGTGGCCGGCGCTATCACGCGCAGCTTGTCGCCGCCACACGTCGCGCCGCCCGGCTTGTCCAGGCCCATGCTGTCCTCGGCCTCCAGGTGCAGATCGTACAGATAGGGCAGCACGCCCAGCACCGGCGTGCCGGTATGCTGCTCCAGCCAGTCAACGCCGGTCTTGAGCAGGCTCGGATCGCCGCGGAAGCGATTGATCACCAGCCCCACCACCCGGGCGCGCTCCGATTCGGACAGCAGCGCCAGCGTGCCGGCCAAGTGGGCGAACACGCCGCCGCGCTCGATGTCGGCCACCAGGATCACCGGGCAGTCCACCGCCTCGGCGAAGCCCATATTGGCGATGTCGCCGTCGCGCAGATTGATCTCGGCCGGACTGCCGGCGCCTTCGGCGACGATGCATTGATACTGTTCCGCCAGCCTGGCGTGCGACTCCAGCACAGCCTTCATCGCGATGGGTTTGTAGCCGTGATAGCCGCGCGCCTCCATATTGCCGATGGCGCGGCCCTGGATGATCACCTGCGAGCCGGTGTGGCTATTGGGCTTGAGCAGCACCGGGTTCATGTCGGTATGCGGCTCCACGCCGCAGGCCAGCGCCTGCACCGCCTGCGAGCGGCCGATCTCGCCGCCGTCGGCCGTCACCGCGCTGTTCAGCGCCATGTTCTGCGGCTTGAACGGCGCCACCCGCACGCCGCGGCGGGCCAGCAGCCGGCACAGGCCGGTGGCCAGCGCGCTCTTGCCGGCGTCGGACGTGGCGCCCTGGATCATGATGGTTTTGGCGCTCATGGCGATCTCCCTGCGCATGGATGGCGAACAACGCTTAGAATGGCGGCTTGATTCATTCCGGCCGCCCAAAGCGCGACAGAATTGCGCATTGAATATTTCGGGCGGCGGCCGGCCATTATATAGGGCTGCTTGTTGAACTCCGCATTGTTTCTGCCGTTGGCGCTGTTATTGGACCGTTTCTTGGGCGAGGTGCCGCGCTGGCATCCGCTGGTCGGCTTCGGCCGGCTGGTCAAGGCCGTGGAAGGGCTGGCCTACCCGGCAGCGCCGCAGGCGGAGCCGGTCTGGCGGATGCGGCTGCGAGGCGCGGCCGCCATCTCGCTCTTGATCCTGCCCTTCAGCCTGCTGGCCTGGGCGCTGGCGAAACTGCCGCTGCTCGATGTCCTCGCCCCCATCATCCTGCTTTATCTCGCCATCGGCGCGCGCAGCCTGGCCCAGCACGCCGAAGTGGTACGCAAGGCGCTGGCCGACGGCGACCTGGCGCTCGCCCGCGAGCGCGTGGGCTGGATAGTCAGCCGCGACACCAGCGAGCTGGACGAAGCCGGCGTAGCGCGCGCCGCCATAGAATCGGTGCTGGAGAACGGCAGCGACGCCGTCTTCGCCGCGCTGTTCTGGTTCCTGATCCTGGGCGCGCCCGGCGCGGTGCTGTACCGGCTGTCCAATACGCTG
The Chromobacterium sp. IIBBL 290-4 DNA segment above includes these coding regions:
- a CDS encoding cobyric acid synthase, with amino-acid sequence MSAKTIMIQGATSDAGKSALATGLCRLLARRGVRVAPFKPQNMALNSAVTADGGEIGRSQAVQALACGVEPHTDMNPVLLKPNSHTGSQVIIQGRAIGNMEARGYHGYKPIAMKAVLESHARLAEQYQCIVAEGAGSPAEINLRDGDIANMGFAEAVDCPVILVADIERGGVFAHLAGTLALLSESERARVVGLVINRFRGDPSLLKTGVDWLEQHTGTPVLGVLPYLYDLHLEAEDSMGLDKPGGATCGGDKLRVIAPATPYVSNHTDFDPLRLHPQVEFTLVRAGQTMPPADLIVLPGSKSVLADLAWLRAQGWEEAIRRHLRYGGKVLGICGGLQMLGKKLHDPDGLEGAPGSGDGLGWLDMETTLAPEKRLTRMRGRLTLDDAEAAGYEIHMGVSQGPALARPAVSFADGSSDGARSEDDQIFATYLHGVFDESAACQAILRWAGLKAPEALDYAALREANIDKLADMLEAHLDLAPIRSWLP
- the cbiB gene encoding adenosylcobinamide-phosphate synthase CbiB; amino-acid sequence: MNSALFLPLALLLDRFLGEVPRWHPLVGFGRLVKAVEGLAYPAAPQAEPVWRMRLRGAAAISLLILPFSLLAWALAKLPLLDVLAPIILLYLAIGARSLAQHAEVVRKALADGDLALARERVGWIVSRDTSELDEAGVARAAIESVLENGSDAVFAALFWFLILGAPGAVLYRLSNTLDAMWGYKNDRYLHFGWAAARFDDVLNYLPARLTALTYLLLGHAANGWRCWRSQAPTWYSPNAGPVMAAGAGALSVSLGGGARYHGQWKERPPLGCGPTPTHEDIGRAVRLVNRGMWLWAALSLAAAVLIGAIHA